Sequence from the Besnoitia besnoiti strain Bb-Ger1 chromosome Unknown contig00014, whole genome shotgun sequence genome:
GCGAAACCCTTGCTGCACTTCTTCTCCCTgagacagaaaaaagcaaaacACCAAAAAAAATGTCTTCACTGGACAtctccgcccccccgcgcGAGACTCCCGCCTTGCCTCCAGTGGGTTGGTTAGCACAGACCGACACGCCCTACGCCACGACTCATGTACACACACCTCGACGTCATTCAGACACAACTAGATACGAATACAAGTAGGAAGGCCCGTCCACATCTATCCTTGGAGACTTCAAGCCTCTTTTCTCGGTCACACGAGtgaagacacgcgcgcaACACCGAAGTCGCTCAACATGTCTCCGTCCCGGGATATCGCTGGACCCCGACCGCGCCGTGCTGATGAGGCGGTGGAGCTGGGGGaaacgccgcggagacgtaCTTGTGCTTGGCGAGGTAGATGCGATCGATTTTTCCGATTTTGCCAAAGAGATCCGTCAGATCCTCGTCCTTGACGTCTTCACTCAAGTTTGTCACGCGGATTGTGCActcttcgcggcgtctgTTCTCCAGATCCTTCATCGTCTCGCCgtctcgacgcgcgcgcgggacgTACCTGAACACATCGAgaaaatcgaaaaaaaaTGAAGTTCCCAGAACACACAACATGCCCCCCTCTATGCTCTGCCCTCGCGTTGACTCCCCAAAGGAGACGAAACCTGCCTGAGAGACAAGGTTTGCGCGCCAgtgcttccttctcgccgatTTCTGCTTTCCACGCGAAGCCGCACTTACTTGCCAGCACCGCCAGACCTCAAGAcagtctcctcttcgccgtcggcaccagccgcgccctgcatgcgccgcacaACTCGAAACGCGCGACTTGTGAAATACCGACGCAGAACGAAACAGTGTCGATCTCCACTGATTTCCCCGATGCGATATCGAAATCCGATGTCCCGCTACCAAGGGGAGAGCAAAGCGTCTCCGGAGGCACGCGTCCAGCTTCAAACAAAAGCCGTGCTCAACTCAGACATGGACGCATTGATCTCAGAGGCGACCTGTTTGGCGAGCATGAGCACCGTCTTCTGTCTGTCCTGCCGTCCTGTAGCCTGTGAACGTTCACAGAGATCTGTGTTTCCTCACGCACTGACAAACTGGCTGCCTGGAGGTCCCACCccctcttcgctgcttcgctgTGCGCCTGTGCTTGTTTCTTCTCATTTTCTATTTTCTCGCTCCCTCGCACAACGCGCCCTCTGTCCCCCGCAGCTTCTTACTCcatcctcgtcttcgcgcagggcgcggaaCTTCTGGCGCAAGTCGCGCGAAGTCTTGGACGGGTTGAGATCCTgcagagcgaagagacacaCGGGAAAAGAGGGTTACACACTGAATGTTTACAAAAAAGACACGTCATGCGCGAACTCCGGAGGAATACTCCACTCGGAACGCTGTACGTTCAGGTGAGAAAGCGTGGGCGCCTCGCTCAAACTCTGCAGATATGGAACAGTTGCGCACACAAATCGCCACGGAGTCGAGTTCGAAGAGAGTCAGAAGACAGGCCCCCGCCAAATTCGAAGAGactcgcgacgcagagagaagccaAAAAGACTCACAGCCATGTAGaattcctcctcttcctcctcttccttaAACTTGCGCtgcttgctgctgcgcggcacCTCGATGATGATTTCTTCGTGAGATCTGAAAACAATGGCAGACAAGCCATAACAACTCCCATGTGACCCGACGCCACCGGCGGATGATCCACCTCCTGAAAAAAAGCTTCTCCGCGAGCCATGGAACACCCGAAAAGTGCGTGTCAATCAATGGTGCGACTCAACTCGAGAGACGCAACAATACCGCACAATCCCCTaggcgagagagggcgcCATGCGTGTTGTTTCCCCTCGGTCTGGTaccttccttcgcctctctgtctgttcGCAGttgtctgcttcctcgcttcctccctcaATCCCATTCACGCCGTGCTGCTCCCTTTCTCTGCCACTTTTCCAGGCGAACCGTCTTCGCtatcgccgcgcgcctcgcccttcaCGTCTCTCCttgctgtctcttcttcgtcctcgccgccccctgcttcgcctcgcgaaTCTTTTTTCGACTCACCGGACCGTCGTGGCGCGCTGCGAGGGGTcgctgtcctctgcgtcgaggCCGAAGGGCACGATGTTTTTCCGCGCGTAAATCTCCTTGTTGATGCGCTGGCATTTACGAATGACCTTGATGCGCTTAGTAATCTGCAAAccgcgcacacacacacacgcattCGCGGCGTTCCCTGACTGCCAAACCCCTTCGGCATCTGGAACTGGTCgtctctgagacaggactATGGATCCGCTTTTTCAGAAAAAGctgaaaagaagaaaaaaacttGACACCTACGTGGTATACATGCAGGCGAGGATTCTTTCTGCCTAGGCCGTTTTACCcttcccgcgcgccgcgcagcagacagctgagacggcgcgcgcgcgcggagacgcggcttCGTCCGCGCTGCGCACTGCGAAGGAGCTGCACATCCGTCTCACTCTGCGATTCTGCCCTCTCCCCGTCGTTGTGGACGCTGTCCGTCTCTGagtctcgcctcgccctccccgcccctcctcgcgtctgcgctgcacCTGAACCTCcccgttttcttcctcgaggcccccacggcgctgcggcgggtcTTCGGCGTACCTtgagcgtctcgccgcggagTGTCTGCGTGTAGTTCGTGACCGTTTTAATGCCTTCATCGTCGGGCTTGGTCTCGAATCCACTCGCGGTGTTCACGAGGTCGCCCAACTCGTAGTCATCGTCCAACTCGAAATCTGCCCATTTCCGctctgcagacacacaccgAGACACGCGAGGCGTCCACAAACACCCGAAAAAAGCCACTCGCAGCGAAGAcacgccttctctgcgcgcctcgagaagggtgagaagaaaactcggcgctggcgcgcggtccgccgcggaagagatTGATACACGACGAAAGATGGAAGCGTCTCTAGCCCAGCAGATGCGAtctgcggcagacggcgaagccaCTGGGCCTTCTGGCCTCGATCTGTTGCAATTGCACAGGCTTGCGGCAGACTTCGTCCCGACAAACACCACGCGAAAAAAGGCATAAACTCTGTGCTATCCACGACCGCGAAAACAGACGCGTTTCTGCAGTGAGCAGCCCCTGCTCCTCTGCGTTGTTCGCCGACACCATACTAGACAAACTCAGATCGACGTTGACACACGCAGAGAATGCCACGAGGGAAGAAGATGGGAAAACAcccggcgcggcgtgcagagacacgcgcgcaagggccgcgcgcccgcaggagactgagcagcggcgcggagaggcacgcACATTCCGAAATATGACCCAGAGAACCCAGCAAGAGTTCGTTAGAGGCATGCAGatacagaaaaaaaaggggGCACAACAACTTGCCAAAAATACGGGCGCAAAAGCGAGAAATCTGCACGGAGGCGGGGagccggaggaggagagacacgcgatGAAACGTTCTACAGAGCCAGATGATGCACACGGGGAGGCAGCACCGCcaagaggcgcggcgggaggcgaggagaaggccagAAAGGAGATTCTACAGAGAAGTGAGAAAACACACAGGGAAGGGACCAACAGGGAACACGTCCCCCCCTTCTAGACGTCGTCGTACGGCCTCTCCATTCGTGCGACATCCAGCCCGCCCCGGTCAGCCCCGTTTTTTTGAGTTTGCGGGTGTTCAACGCGAGGGAAACGACGAAAAAATGCGCTGCAACACGTTTAAGAACTCGAAATGTGCGAATGTGAGGAGGAGACGAACCTGCCGCCATCGTGAAGAGGGGGGATGACAGAAAACACTGGGAGTCGGCCGCGCCTTTCAGTTCCTGGTGGTGTCTTCCGCGGAACGGATTCAGtcgagaaaagaaaaagggAACTGAGAGAAAAAGGTCTGCGGACTGGAGGTGTAAAGAGAGCAAAGTTGCCCAGACTGCGGATGAAGACGGGCGCAGAAACAACTGTAAAAAGATGCAGAAGGACGGGAGGGTGTGAGAGGGCGGCGTCGAAGTGAAGGCAGAAGTCGGGGAGAAAAAGCACGTTTTCTGTGGGTGAGAAAGGGATATTTGGGCAACCTTTGCCCTAGACTCGGAAGAAAACAGACGAGAGTTGCTGGGATAGTACGCCCCCCACacagggagaaggagagagctTAAAAACACCAAAAAACGCAGATACACGTACGCGTCACTctcctttcttttctctcgcctcccttGGCTGCAGCCAAACTTCTCAACCGCAAAACGAGGGATGTGAGCGCCAGAATCACCCGAGTTTCGTCCACCAAATGCCCcgcgcttctcttctccaCTCGCGCGTGTGTTGCGCCTGTTTTTCGCTGCCTTGATTAAAAGATCacccgctgcatgcgctctcACACGGATCCCCCCCTCGAGCAAGGAGCCGGGCAAAAaaccgccgcgcgcgcgtgcgcggttCACGAGTGACTGAGCCCAGGGGCACGCAGCACAGCGGCCGGGGGACCTCGACATCGCCTGCACACGTGCGAAGGTGCGGTTTTTGCAGAGTATGTGCTCATCGAAATCCGTTCAAAAACACACAAACGCAAAATCCTCGGGGCGCGCAGAAAAAGGcagtccgcgccctccgccctcgccgcctttGGGCTCCTCACGTCTCGCGGCCATCCAGAGACACCCGCCGGCTAGCAGGCGATCGCGAGATCCGCAGCGAGCTTCACTCCCATGGAATTTCGACATTCGCAGGAGACTGCACTCACAGATCTGGTTCGGCAGGCCTTTACCATCTTTGATATCGCTCTACATCACACGACAGCCACCCCCGttgcgcctgtcgcgcgcagcctcctcgcagGAAACCGCCGTGAGCGCCGCGCTGAAGCTCCCTCTGGCTGGTTCAGCTTCCCGGCTCGTTCACAGAGGCACGCTACGAcatgcgcggcggagacgtgaggaggaggaggagctacagagagaggacgccgaaacaagggagagagagaggagatgAACGTTCGCGCTGGGTTAGTCTTTCATCTCGatcttttcttttttttagGCGTGTGTCCGCTGTGTGCGTACCCCGTCTCCTCCgtgtcgcgcgtcgcggagatATCGCAGGGGGACTCGGTGACGGGTGAATCGTTTTGTCTGATTGGcttggcgcatgcgcgccaaAAAAGACTCTAAAGACATCCTCGACGTCCGGTCTTTGCGTTTCTGGCTTGTTCAAAAAGCTCCTTTCCGGAAGTCCGAACTGCCAGCCGCGAGCCCCGCGTTTGCAGCTATCCGTGCAGGTCGATCAGCGTCTCACTAGATGACTCCTCGACGGAGGACACTCCCGAGTTGCCTTTCTGTTGAGATCCACGGGCTTTTTTGAATCATTTTTGCAATTccacgccctcgccgcccatCTTTCTGGATCTCTAGCGAGGCTCTTGAGCTTGTTTCCGGCCGGACCGCAGCAGTCTCCCGCGTCCTCCGGCGGTTtctgccttcgtcgtcttcgcttttTTGCGATATTTTTTCCGGCTGCCTAGAAGCTGATTTGAGACTCGTCGTCACCTCTCCGCACTCTACCTTGCCGCGGAGACTCTTGCCTCAGAATTTCCAGCCTTctcggcagcggaggagaggctcgccgccgttGCCTGCGGACatttttcttccttctcggcgcccactccggcgcagcgaggagcgagCGGCCTTCAATTTGAGAAGTTCGAGGTATCCAGAGCCTCCGTGCCTGCTGTCCGGCTGTTCGTTCTGCGTCAtcggcgagagcgacagcgcgccagtctcgcgcgccgggtCGCGTACTGCTCGTGCGCACGAACGACAGTTATCTCCCGCCGGGCGGCCTCTGAACGAAGGCGGTTCTCTCTCACTCGCTGTCGAAGAGGCTGCGACGTGAAGAAGTCGCTGAGTAGTTCTAGGTTCTGCTGGGGTACAGGTGACCGACTCGGCAGGGAGCCTTGTATGTCGTGACGCCCAGCTGTTTCACCAGGTAGCGGCATGCGTGAAATCGTTCTCCATTTCCTTCAGCAGCAGGACCGAATTTGCGCaagagagacggcgacgcgagtATACCGTGAAAGCGATGGGCGGGCAAACCTTCCCGTTGCTTTGGGTGAAAAGACTGGAGGTGGTGCGGGGTTGACCGGCGTTTCAATGCTGAACTGTTGACGCTCTTGCCCAGGCGCGCCTACACCTACGGCAGCGAGTAACGGCTTCTTAGACGAGTTCCCGAGCGACTCAATGCCTTGCCGCCTTCCAGACGCTCACGCAACGCGGCTAGCCGGGTGCCAGAGCTCCCTGCTTCCGCCTTGCCTTCTGCGTGCTTCGTCTCTTATCACAGCTCAGTGAGAGAGGGTTTACGATAGGCAGCCGTTTTCGCTGACTGAACGAAGGCGGCTGTGTCCCTTCTCTCGAAGAGGCTCTGACTTAAAGAGTTTGTTGAAGAGGCAGTGCCTGTGGGTTTCAGGAGGAGGGACTCTCTTCGCACCTCTATCTCTCCCGTGTTCTTGTTTGCCGTTGAGCGCGTGTCACCTCTGTCCGTCCTCACTcgtgtcgccgcgctcgatctccggcgcgcagctgcggcagccgtcTAAAGGCCGCGTCTCGATATGACTCGTCCGCTGCTTCGGAGCCTTGTGCTACGCCGCATTCGCCGCCCAGTTTGATTCAGTCGAGGCAGGGGGGCAAGCTGGTGCGGAGGCGTGCCTCAAGTGTCTTTTTTTCCACGCCCAACGAGATGGGAGACGCagctcgcctgtctccgaaCTGGCGCGGCAGTCcgccggaggagggcgcgagtcGGCGAGGCTCCGTCCGCGCGCAAGTCGAGGAGGTTGAAGAGCGTCAGCGCGCCAttgagcagcagcgcagggACCGGGAAGAACGAGCTGCGTCCTCGCGAGGgagcgccgctcgctcgAGTGCCAGGTGGACGCGGTCGCCAGGCTCGGCGGACTCTGGTCACCTCTCCCCGTTGCCTCCCGCagggggctgcggcggcggagagccgcagggacggggcggcgcgcaggcgacgtgCTCGGAGGGGGCGGGGTCTGAGTCTCCGAGGTCTctttcgcaggcgcgccagcgggGACGGCGAGGCTCGGGAGCCCGCTCAGAGGAGTCCACCGCCGTCgagctgccttcgcctcacggcgcggaggaggacgtcggcgacgaggccttTGGACAGCCGGCAGACGGAGAGGATGGGCCTCCCCacgcggagcgacgcgcagaagccTGCGTCATTGAAATGCCTGGgtgcagcgagcgcggcgaagaacgaCGCGCGGAGTCTCCGCCCACCTCCTCGTCCCTGtcccctctcgcgcgccagagccgagacgggcgcggaggaggccatcagggcggcggaagagacCTTCATtctggcgacgcaggcgagagggcgccCGCTGGCGTCGATCTCTGTGGAGACGAGCccacgaggcgcagcgagtcgccggcgcgtcacCGCCGGCCGtctcgagagagacgagagcccagcagcagcggcaagaGTGGGAAGAAACGCAGACACGCCCCCTCGGCCGTCGTGCCTGGATCTTCGGCGGATGCCGCGAAGGAAGCCAAGCCATCGAGTAGGAATACCGTGGCCGCAGCTCTGAGCGGCTGGGAGCTGAGATGCAGGGACGTCATGGGGGTCGTGTTCCACCCGTTCGTTGACCGGCAGAAAGGCTTTCCGATGCGAGGGAAACTTCTCGTCACTTACACCACCAGTGCGGTGATTCTCTTTGTCTTTCTTCAAGAGTAAGACCCCACACCACCACGGCAGAAGCAGGGCGGGGCGGGCTCGAACTGGCTCAATTCGAtgccgcagacagagagcgcACACGAGAAACGAGTTGTGGCCGTGGAAGCAAATACCTGTGCGTCGAGGTACCGATCTACGCTGAACAAACGTGGGTTTCACGTTTGTTCACGTTTTCAGTCTCCGTCGGCCGGACTGCATCACGCGCAGGCCCCACAGTTCCGTCGCTACTCCGCTCAGTTTGGTTTTTGTTTCGCGCTTCGTGTCCGCGGCGGTTTCCCGCGCGCCATCTGCGTAGTTGCCTGCTGCCGGAGCCGCATGCAACTCGGGTCGATCCACTGTGTTTCCTGTCGCTAGACTCGTTGTCAACATCACCACCTTCAACGGGCGATGCATCTCTCCCGTCATCTACCCCTCCTACGACGCTCCCCCAGACGAGCGTATGGTGAGATGCAGCACCGGCGCAAGGGAAGCACGTACGCACGAACTCATAtctgtgtatgtatgtatgtaggtatgtatgtatgtatgtatgtaggtatgtatgtatgtatgtatgcatgtatgtatgtatgtatgcatgtatgtatgtatgtatgtatgtatgtatgtatgtatgtatgtatgtatgtatgtatgtttgtttgtatatgtgtatgtaaaCATAggtatgcatgtgtgcatgGAGACGGTAGACAAGAGgtagaggagaaagagaggggACAGAGTGCCTGGCCCGCTAAGTACGAGGATTTTCGTCGGCCTTCTTCCGGCAGGTCTCACGTTTacgttcgcctcgcctccgacTCGGTTTGTGGAGCGAGGGGTGGAGAGGCGTTTGCGTAACCGCGACCGTTTCCACTAGTTTCGAGCCGTAGCCGCGCCCTTCGGATTCCACTCCatgtgcgcggcgccgctcccccCTCGAGTCGCGGCTTTCTCGCTTCAGGTTCGCTTTTGTTCACGGCGGCGTGTCGCACGGGCTGCAGAGTAACGCGTGGACTGGTGAATGTTCCCGTAAGTGCAGCTCCGGATTAGCCGAgtcgctttctcttcttgcgcACTCTGTTTctgccgcagccccgcgTCATCAGTTTCGGCTATGGCGCGTGCGAACACAATctcggcggctccgcgtTCCCCCACTCCGACTCcagcgcggggggggagggcgacgcggccgccgccgccggcgacggaggcgagtcGCAAGGGACGAGTCCGCGACCGACGatcaggcgctgcgccagcggctcctgcgcgagcgaCCGCGGATGGCCAAGCTCCCTcgtgcgcagaggagacgccctGGAGtacgccgcctccttcgacTCGCCGAACGGTGAGTCAAGCCGCAGAGTGGCTCAGCctgcgagagggcgagggagcaGGGGTGCCAGGAGCCGCGAAAGTGATCAACAGGGTGCAAAGCTTGCAGAGGCGtggcgaggacgcagggcgagagagggacCCGCCCAGCTGCCCCTGTCACAGCTGAGACGAGAGAAGGCAGtagaggggggggcgggagtgCGACAAGGAGGCCCGGAGGGTCAGAGGGCGCCGAAGGCCCCGGAGCCTGATGAGCCCTAAACGCCAAACGCTaaaagaggcggaggcgaaaccCTAAATGACTCTCGAAACAGACACTTCGAGGCGAAAGTAAAACACCACGCGGAAATGAGCGGGCTGACGCACGGAGTAGCGGCCGAGACGAAGACTGACGGTGCAACTGCTTCGGTGTTTCCGGCCCCCGAATGACCGCTCACACAGGCCTCCCCCTTGACGCGTGTATGTCGATCGGCGTGCGTAGCCTTGCCAGATGCACCGAGTGTCTCTAGAACAACGTGCAGCTCTCGATTTTTGTTCTTGTCCTGCTGCGCTTGCTCAGCTCGTGTGTTCACTCCGCTTGGCGGTCTGGACACCAACAAAATTCGAAACTACGGGGAAGTTTTCCGCGTGTTTTGGTCGATGAACCTCCACGGTGGCTGGATTCATCTCCTCGTCAACCTCCTCTGCCAGGTGCAGACTCTCTGGATCATCGAGCCTGTAGGTTTGTGAAAgacagcggccgcgaccCGCGTTTCAAAGGTTGCTGAAGCTGCGAATCCGAACGGAATGCAGCTCCACAGGTTCGCGCGTTCTGCTACCGTGCGTGGGTCTTCTACACGGGGCTtggcgctcctcctcgccagccGGTCTGTGAGCCAGTCTAGGGTGTGCGCACACCGCTGCGATGCAACGCAGGATCTTCCGTAGTTGTATCGCTCTTCACCTCTGTTAGGACATCAGCCGCGGCCATCGCGAACGCTAGATCGGGCTCGAGGGGTTCCGCTCGAGTTGCGCGATCGAGCGCCTTGCATCCCCCTCTCCGACCCCCTCCCCACTTAGGCGCAGTGACCGCCCTGTTACTGGGCAGGAGTCGGCATTCTCTTGTTGTGTGTGCGCTCTCCAGGCTTGGGGGTTTCTGCGCACGTTGCTGCTCTGGTGCGTCAGTGGCGTGTCTGGCAACCTCCTAAGCGCCGTCGTCGACCCCTGCACGGTCACAGTCG
This genomic interval carries:
- a CDS encoding translation initiation factor 3 subunit (encoded by transcript BESB_026030); translation: MAAVSCGRAALARVSLHAAPGVFPSSSLVAFSACVNVDLSLSKRKWADFELDDDYELGDLVNTASGFETKPDDEGIKTVTNYTQTLRGETLKITKRIKVIRKCQRINKEIYARKNIVPFGLDAEDSDPSQRATTVRSHEEIIIEVPRSSKQRKFKEEEEEEEFYMADLNPSKTSRDLRQKFRALREDEDGGAAGADGEEETVLRSGGAGKYVPRARRDGETMKDLENRRREECTIRVTNLSEDVKDEDLTDLFGKIGKIDRIYLAKHKEKKCSKGFAFVTYQRREDAVRAIRQLNRHGYDNLLLNVEWAKPSNRDR
- a CDS encoding rhomboid protease ROM5 (encoded by transcript BESB_026040); the encoded protein is MGDAARLSPNWRGSPPEEGASRRGSVRAQVEEVEERQRAIEQQRRDREERAASSRGSAARSSARWTRSPGSADSGHLSPLPPAGGCGGGEPQGRGGAQATCSEGAGSESPRSLSQARQRGRRGSGARSEESTAVELPSPHGAEEDVGDEAFGQPADGEDGPPHAERRAEACVIEMPGCSERGEERRAESPPTSSSLSPLARQSRDGRGGGHQGGGRDLHSGDAGERAPAGVDLCGDEPTRRSESPARHRRPSRERREPSSSGKSGKKRRHAPSAVVPGSSADAAKEAKPSSRNTVAAALSGWELRCRDVMGVVFHPFVDRQKGFPMRGKLLVTYTTSAVILFVFLQELVVNITTFNGRCISPVIYPSYDAPPDERMPRVISFGYGACEHNLGGSAFPHSDSSAGGEGDAAAAAGDGGESQGTSPRPTIRRCASGSCASDRGWPSSLVRRGDALEYAASFDSPNARVFTPLGGLDTNKIRNYGEVFRVFWSMNLHGGWIHLLVNLLCQVQTLWIIEPAWGFLRTLLLWCVSGVSGNLLSAVVDPCTVTVGSSGAFYGLLGALLPFAIEYWDYIGSPAWLVFSILMMVLLAHFGNMIGLRSVDNNAHLGGYLGGLLFGFATIRSVHGFRWQGVTERMASSCLCSWMFPSAKRDELQGANRQRLARARRQRHAGQLRPPQITWKLRGHEREWCIRLVAFVGLQVFWIVLWLYLLVPSYYESLPTPPGRFSFSGHAGCHCCRVKPFPGEETKLSPHHTIRVNEGVFWCFTTARAADVFCGRKALLAGEVPGNTLDAEAEAPVDDLKARLADGSTVGTSGSEGHDQMGATTPGATTAESSPGDSEAPRGRVTALIHMWDSARRAYENLLKGSSTAAPTSASSPDAPVPAVDSEVPRPVTLRGDTSQSPETPDGKLSAEGAATAPF